In Rhizobium sp. BT04, the genomic window AGGCGGCGTGCCGGTCATCGCCGCCATCATCATATGGCATTGGAAGGACATCGGGCATAGCAACCATCCTCATCCTGGGCGCAGGCGTCATGGGTTCGGCCCTCGCCGTTCCCGCGACCGATAACGGGCACACCGTCCTGCTTGCGGGAACACCGCTCGATGCTGCCATCATCGACCGGCTCAAACAGTGGGGTGGCATCCATCCCGAGCTGGACGCACCCCTTTTCGATGCCGTGCAAGTCATTGCCGGTGGGGAACTGACGCCAGCGCATGTGGAGGCTGCCGATCTCGTTGTCGTCGGCGTGTCCAACCCCGGTATCGAGTGGGTCGCGGATCGGCTGAACGGGCTGCTCGTATCGGAAATACCCATCGCCTTCGTGACCAAGGGCTGGACCGAGATGGCGGCCGCGTGGTCACCTATGCCGAGACCCTGCCGCGCCGCATCGAGAGGATGTCGGCTTTCATTGGCATCGGCGGTCCCTGTATCGCGAAAGAGCTGTCCAACCGCTTTCCGACCCTCAGCGTTTATTCTGGCCGTGACCGCGAGGCGACGGAGCGAGCGGTGGAACTGATGCGCACGCCTTATTATCGTCTTGCGATCACCGACGACGTGACAGGCGTGGAGGCCTGCGCGGCCTTGAAAAACTTCTTTGCCATCGGTGTAAGCGCCATGCAGACACGCTATCCGGACCCGACGCGACCGGACGGGCAATCCAAAAACCCCACCGCTGGTGTGTTCAATCAGGCAATGCTGGAAATGGCCTCGCTTTGCGAGCGTATCGGCGGGCACCGCGCCACAGCCTTTGATCTTGCCGGTCTCGGCGACTTGCATGTCACGGTCGGCGGCGGACGCAACAGTAGGCTCGGTCACGGGGGCTGGGGCACTCGGTTTCCGAAATAAAATCCGGTGAGCTTGCGGGTGAAACGGTGGAAGGCATCGACACGGCTGGCGTTGTTCTCTCCCTGCTGCATCAAATCGACAATGCGGAAAACGAATTTCCATTGGCGACCGCCATCACCAATGCCGTGCAGGGAGACGCGAGAATGGTCTTTGATTTTAGCAAGCTCTGCACGCAGTAGCTCGGTCGCCTTGAACTGAGTGCTGCGGTGACGATCGTCAGGGTGCTGCCGGCGCCCTTCGCCCAACCGGGAAAGAGCGATGCAAGCTTTCCCAGTGCATCTTCAGCAAGCACCCGATAGGTCGTTATCTTGCCGCCAAGGACCGAGAGAAGCGGGGCCTTCCCCGGACCGCCATCAAGCTGCGGCAAATTGTCGCGCGTGGTCTCCTGGGCGTTGGCCGCGCCGTTGTTTAAGCGCCTGTACGACCGAATAGCTCCAGACCACATTCGGCGCGTTTCACATCCTTGCCAAATAGGAAGAAACTGCCTGCACGAGATAATCGATTTCTTCCGACGAAGCCGCGACGTTCTCGGGAGCAGCATCGTAATCACGATCGGTCGTGCCCACGAGCGTAAAGTCGTCTTCATAAGGAATGGCGAAGAAGATGCGACCGTCCGGATTCTGGAAAATGTAGCAGCGGTCGTGATCATAAAGCCTGTTGACGACGATATGGCTGCCCTGAACCAGCCGGATACGATCATTCGTCTTCAGACCAACGACATCGGAGATGACATTGGCAACCCAGGGACCGGCAGCATTCACGAGGGCTTTCGCGCGCGCCTCCGATTTTTCGCCGGGCTAGCCGTTCGGTGGGCCTATTAATGCGGGCGCCCTGAAGCTTATCGCTCCCTAAAGCGTTCTCTGCTTCTCGAGGAAGACGCCACTTCCACTCGTGCGTTACTTGGGGCCGTGAGGCGGTCCAGTAAAGCCTGCCGGTCGGCGACGAGGGTGTCGAGGTGCAGCGGCTGGCTCCCGGGCCGTTCTCCATCAGCCAATCGCGCGGCCAGCGCCCTGGTGGCGTCCACGACAAATACCCCGCAATCGTAGCTGTTGTCCTGCTGGGCCATCCGCACTCCATCCAAGCGGGCCCCCAGACGTGCTGCCAGCCCCTTTGCAATGGCGCTGTTCAGGGTGCCCAAGGAGTCGTAATGATAGGCGACCGGCTGGCGCCCGCGCAGATCGACAAACAAAAGCGACCAGTGGGTGCCCCCCGCGCCAGTCCCAGCATTGTTGACCGGAAGGAACACGAAGCTGGCCGTGCCGCTCCCGAAGTTGGCTCTGCCGCCATCGATGATGTCGTGGAAAGCGGCGGCCGCGTCGGCCGGGTTCCGAGCCAT contains:
- a CDS encoding FAD-dependent oxidoreductase, whose product is MNAAGPWVANVISDVVGLKTNDRIRLVQGSHIVVNRLYDHDRCYIFQNPDGRIFFAIPYEDDFTLVGTTDRDYDAAPENVAASSEEIDYLVQAVSSYLARM
- a CDS encoding Ulp1 family isopeptidase is translated as MSPIDTRRAAFGTGNRQIRLEDQVRAGPVTSYAQQAGYQSVTHTVFDAEHIGDNRLVGSAPIPPLLEDEHIAADFALLGEALRRASPDIAARTRLVAPAVAHFLRMARNPADAAAAFHDIIDGGRANFGSGTASFVFLPVNNAGTGAGGTHWSLLFVDLRGRQPVAYHYDSLGTLNSAIAKGLAARLGARLDGVRMAQQDNSYDCGVFVVDATRALAARLADGERPGSQPLHLDTLVADRQALLDRLTAPSNARVEVASSSRSRERFRER